From one Nodosilinea sp. PGN35 genomic stretch:
- a CDS encoding Uma2 family endonuclease, translated as MVTSASTIQSPIALGEQRVTLRGLDWRAYQQIYQALPQTRAVRFTYDRGALEITMPLEDHEFAVRLIELFIRILVVERGLKIKTLGSTTLDREDLDRGAEPDNAYYIQNQPLVAGKIIDLQTDPPPDLVVEVDITHTDIDKLSLYANLGIPEFWRYNGKIWRIYQLENEMYREVQASPTFPLVAKAKLYEFLAQAKLDEVDAELNLRQWLQSLAK; from the coding sequence ATGGTCACTAGCGCCTCCACAATCCAATCACCCATTGCCCTTGGCGAACAACGGGTGACGCTGCGCGGCCTGGACTGGCGGGCTTACCAGCAAATTTACCAAGCCTTGCCCCAGACCCGTGCGGTTCGCTTTACCTACGATCGCGGTGCGCTCGAAATCACCATGCCCCTCGAAGACCACGAATTTGCCGTTCGCCTGATTGAGCTGTTTATTCGCATTCTGGTCGTAGAGCGAGGGCTAAAAATCAAAACCCTGGGCTCCACCACCCTCGATCGCGAAGATTTAGATCGCGGTGCCGAGCCCGACAACGCTTACTACATTCAAAACCAGCCCCTGGTTGCGGGCAAAATCATTGACCTGCAAACCGACCCACCCCCAGATTTGGTGGTGGAAGTTGACATTACCCACACCGATATTGACAAGCTCAGCCTCTACGCCAACCTGGGAATACCAGAATTTTGGCGCTACAACGGCAAGATCTGGCGCATTTATCAGCTTGAAAACGAAATGTATCGAGAAGTTCAGGCCAGCCCAACGTTTCCCCTGGTGGCTAAAGCCAAACTGTACGAGTTCTTAGCCCAAGCCAAGCTAGACGAAGTTGACGCAGAATTAAACCTCCGGCAGTGGCTGCAATCTTTGGCCAAATAG
- a CDS encoding NACHT domain-containing NTPase, which produces MVTTFLRSLLPSQPPTAASLKALAQAVDRQIAAHRMGLPLAAPRRDIPMNYRVWGLKFGSQDNEVLTSVGAIADRFGRDGIDGRLLILGEAGVGKTHTLLAVGEILLKRGGPVPVLVDVSAWAGETLREWLIASLWREYRVAKADASYWIDHAQLTLLIDGFDHLPTAQKRRCGAAIETLLRSNPNQTALLCCRRQVLEASGLTFDQFNGGVNIIPLAAQQVKDYVLGQNRPELWPVIKTSKLLQQLARLPLVLNLLVAMPDLIAPPLRSRADLVQRYVDQGIAKAKGNPAQHRAALGWLAEQLHQRPRIFYLDDLDRGWLPNPRQLLYRLLLGVAIALILGLVGGNLLLGVALGLMASQIDLESFPYVQRGLAIAPLGRLVSLALTCGGLALVLGLGLGGGAALLLSPFGRGAVGFAGAGAVGAVAGWSLGLIGLLQGGIAGAVQLRQRPNQDVVLALRNAVVLVVLLGAIVVLLLALPAVVGGQPPLTLLPPSRLRLLIGCLTVLALWLSGGLQHGLVRLLLAGKAELPLAARPWLDAMVKAGLLRRCGGGYSFGHEELRQAMVKEKDRP; this is translated from the coding sequence ATGGTGACGACTTTTCTGCGATCGCTGCTCCCCAGCCAGCCCCCCACGGCGGCCAGCCTCAAGGCTCTGGCCCAGGCGGTCGATCGCCAGATTGCAGCTCATCGGATGGGGCTGCCCCTGGCTGCCCCGCGCCGCGATATTCCCATGAACTACCGGGTATGGGGCCTCAAGTTTGGCAGCCAGGACAACGAGGTGCTGACCTCGGTGGGGGCGATCGCCGACCGGTTTGGGCGCGACGGCATTGACGGTCGCCTGCTGATTTTGGGCGAGGCAGGGGTCGGTAAAACCCACACCCTGCTGGCGGTGGGCGAAATTTTGTTGAAGCGCGGCGGGCCGGTGCCGGTGCTGGTGGATGTCTCGGCCTGGGCCGGAGAAACCCTGCGCGAGTGGCTGATAGCCAGCCTGTGGCGCGAGTACCGGGTGGCCAAAGCCGACGCCAGCTACTGGATTGACCATGCCCAGCTCACCCTGTTGATCGACGGCTTTGACCACCTGCCCACCGCCCAAAAGCGCCGATGCGGTGCGGCGATTGAAACCCTGCTGCGCAGCAACCCCAACCAAACCGCCCTGCTCTGCTGTCGCCGCCAGGTGCTCGAAGCGTCGGGGCTGACCTTTGACCAGTTCAACGGCGGGGTGAATATCATTCCCCTGGCGGCCCAGCAGGTCAAAGACTACGTGCTGGGCCAAAACCGACCCGAGCTGTGGCCGGTGATCAAAACCAGCAAGCTGCTTCAGCAGCTGGCCCGACTGCCCCTGGTGCTGAATTTGCTGGTGGCCATGCCCGACCTGATCGCGCCGCCCCTGCGCAGCCGGGCCGACCTGGTGCAGCGCTATGTGGATCAGGGCATTGCTAAGGCCAAAGGCAATCCGGCCCAGCACCGGGCGGCTCTGGGCTGGCTGGCCGAGCAGCTCCATCAGCGCCCCCGCATTTTTTATTTAGACGATCTAGATCGAGGCTGGCTGCCCAATCCTCGCCAGCTGCTCTACCGGCTGCTGTTGGGGGTAGCGATCGCCCTGATTCTGGGGCTGGTGGGGGGCAATCTGCTGCTGGGGGTGGCTCTGGGGCTGATGGCTTCCCAAATCGATCTGGAGAGTTTTCCCTACGTGCAGCGGGGGCTGGCGATCGCCCCCCTGGGCCGTCTGGTCTCCCTGGCGCTCACCTGCGGCGGGCTGGCTCTGGTGCTGGGTCTCGGTCTGGGCGGCGGAGCTGCGCTGCTGCTGTCCCCCTTTGGTCGGGGGGCCGTCGGCTTTGCTGGAGCCGGGGCGGTCGGAGCGGTGGCGGGCTGGAGCCTGGGACTCATCGGCCTGCTCCAGGGGGGAATCGCCGGGGCTGTGCAGCTGCGGCAGCGCCCCAATCAGGACGTGGTTCTGGCTCTGCGGAACGCGGTGGTGCTGGTGGTGCTGCTGGGGGCGATCGTGGTGCTGTTGCTGGCACTCCCGGCGGTGGTGGGCGGCCAGCCGCCGCTGACGCTGCTGCCCCCGAGCCGCCTGCGGCTGCTGATTGGGTGTCTGACGGTACTCGCCCTGTGGCTGTCCGGTGGGTTGCAGCACGGCCTGGTGCGGCTGCTGCTGGCGGGCAAGGCGGAGCTGCCCCTGGCGGCTCGACCCTGGCTCGATGCTATGGTCAAGGCCGGGCTGCTGCGGCGCTGCGGCGGTGGCTATAGTTTTGGCCACGAAGAGCTGCGCCAGGCTATGGTCAAAGAGAAAGACCGGCCCTAG
- the psaC gene encoding photosystem I iron-sulfur center protein PsaC → MSHSVKIYDTCIGCTQCVRACPTDVLEMVPWDGCKAGQIASSPRTEDCVGCKRCETACPTDFLSIRVYLGAETTRSMGLAY, encoded by the coding sequence ATGTCCCATTCTGTCAAAATTTACGATACCTGTATTGGCTGCACCCAGTGCGTGCGCGCCTGCCCCACTGACGTTCTGGAAATGGTGCCCTGGGATGGCTGCAAGGCCGGGCAAATTGCCTCCTCTCCCCGCACCGAAGACTGCGTGGGCTGCAAGCGTTGCGAAACCGCCTGCCCCACCGACTTTCTGAGCATTCGGGTCTACCTGGGTGCCGAAACCACCCGCAGCATGGGTCTGGCCTACTAG
- a CDS encoding cellulose synthase catalytic subunit — protein sequence MPSSVSRSVSRPTDKAKARPLVRWATLVMAAAVGLAAAIVLAWFAGEAHTTQVFAQLQRLQSQPPTWLGVPMVAAEYLVAPTVVLLLLAYAITRLSPQPRPWSRCVVVGILLALVGRYLLWRCLSTLNLASPLEGTLSLGLLGMELFGLISSILQLLLLLRVRDRRPQADRLEQDVLQGRYLPWVDVFIPTYDEPAFILRRTIIGCQALHYPRKTIYLLDDTRRPEIQAMAAELGCNYISRPDNHHAKAGNLNYAIEHARAAGRPGGELIASFDADFVPTRNFLCRTVGFFQRPTVGLVQTPQSFYNADPIARNLGLEGVLTPEEEVFYRQIQPMRDGVGSVVCSGTSFVVRRSALEATGGFVTESLSEDYFTAVRLAAQGNEVIYLDEKLSAGLAAEDIAAHASQRLRWARGTLQAFFIDSNPLTIPGLSPMQRLGHLEGLLHWFSSIPRIGFLLMPLAYSFLNVIPIRATTQELLYYFVPYYLVQLTVFAWLNERSRSALLSDIYSLVLVFPLAATVVQAMVNPFSRGFQVTPKGTSSQGFQFNWRLGWPLVVLFGLTAVSLWRNLGLMLTVDGLQLRGLTLGWLWSAYNLVMIAVALLILLDVPRPDPQVWFDLRRVIRLSPRGLAGQGKTWWGITTLISEAGVEVALTQGATPTYPLSPGMAVDLTLAEEAIALEGMITAVGTEGEYPWVRVQFGPVAPASYRALVTTLFCRPGQWKRWNSPGELQSLGLLLRVLFWPRRVGRRSPTAVPVVKG from the coding sequence ATGCCGTCGTCTGTTTCTAGGTCTGTCTCTAGACCGACCGATAAGGCTAAAGCGCGCCCGCTGGTGCGCTGGGCTACCCTGGTGATGGCGGCGGCGGTGGGGCTGGCCGCGGCTATCGTGCTGGCCTGGTTTGCGGGGGAAGCGCACACTACCCAGGTGTTTGCCCAGCTTCAGCGGTTGCAGAGTCAGCCGCCGACCTGGCTGGGGGTGCCCATGGTGGCGGCTGAATACCTGGTGGCCCCCACGGTGGTGCTGTTGCTGCTGGCCTACGCGATTACGCGGCTGTCGCCTCAGCCCCGGCCCTGGTCGCGGTGCGTGGTAGTTGGCATTTTGCTGGCCCTGGTGGGGCGCTACCTGCTGTGGCGCTGCCTTTCGACCCTCAACCTGGCCTCCCCCCTAGAGGGTACCCTCAGCCTGGGGCTGCTGGGGATGGAGCTGTTTGGCCTGATTTCCAGCATTCTTCAGCTGCTGCTGCTGCTGCGGGTGCGCGATCGCCGCCCCCAGGCCGATCGCCTCGAGCAGGACGTGCTCCAGGGCCGCTACCTGCCCTGGGTCGATGTGTTTATTCCCACCTACGACGAGCCGGCCTTTATTCTGCGGCGCACCATCATCGGCTGTCAGGCCCTGCACTACCCGCGCAAAACTATCTATCTGCTAGACGACACCCGCCGCCCCGAGATTCAGGCCATGGCCGCTGAGCTGGGGTGCAACTATATCTCCCGCCCCGACAACCACCATGCCAAGGCGGGCAATCTCAACTACGCCATAGAGCACGCCAGGGCAGCGGGTCGCCCTGGGGGGGAGTTGATTGCCTCCTTCGACGCTGACTTTGTGCCCACCCGCAATTTTCTCTGCCGCACGGTGGGCTTTTTTCAGCGGCCTACCGTGGGCCTGGTGCAGACCCCCCAGAGTTTCTACAATGCCGACCCAATTGCCCGCAATCTCGGTCTAGAGGGGGTACTCACCCCCGAAGAAGAGGTGTTTTACCGCCAGATTCAGCCCATGCGCGACGGGGTGGGCAGTGTGGTCTGCTCGGGTACGTCTTTTGTGGTGCGGCGCAGCGCCCTCGAAGCGACCGGCGGCTTCGTCACCGAGTCGCTGAGCGAAGACTACTTCACCGCCGTGCGTCTGGCCGCCCAGGGTAACGAGGTGATCTACCTCGACGAAAAACTCAGCGCGGGCCTGGCCGCCGAAGACATTGCCGCCCACGCCAGCCAGCGGTTGCGCTGGGCCAGGGGCACCCTGCAAGCCTTTTTCATCGACTCCAACCCGCTGACCATTCCAGGGCTCAGCCCCATGCAGCGGCTGGGCCACCTGGAGGGATTGCTGCACTGGTTCAGCAGCATTCCCCGCATTGGGTTCTTGCTCATGCCCCTGGCCTACTCGTTTCTCAACGTGATTCCAATTCGGGCGACGACGCAGGAATTGCTCTACTACTTTGTGCCCTACTACCTGGTGCAGCTGACGGTGTTTGCCTGGCTGAATGAGCGATCGCGCTCGGCCCTGCTGTCCGATATCTACTCCCTGGTGCTGGTATTTCCGCTGGCGGCTACGGTGGTGCAGGCCATGGTCAACCCCTTCTCGCGGGGGTTTCAGGTGACCCCCAAGGGCACCTCCAGCCAGGGGTTTCAGTTCAACTGGCGGCTGGGCTGGCCCCTGGTGGTGCTGTTTGGCCTCACCGCCGTCAGCCTGTGGCGCAACCTGGGCCTGATGCTGACGGTAGACGGCTTGCAGCTGCGGGGCCTCACCCTGGGCTGGCTGTGGAGCGCCTACAACCTGGTGATGATCGCCGTCGCCCTGCTGATTTTGCTGGATGTGCCTCGCCCCGATCCCCAGGTGTGGTTCGATCTGCGGCGCGTGATTCGGCTGTCGCCTCGGGGGCTTGCAGGGCAGGGCAAAACCTGGTGGGGAATTACCACGTTGATCTCTGAGGCGGGGGTAGAAGTGGCCCTCACCCAGGGCGCTACCCCCACCTATCCGCTCAGTCCGGGAATGGCGGTAGATCTCACCCTGGCGGAGGAGGCGATCGCCCTGGAGGGTATGATCACCGCCGTTGGCACCGAGGGCGAGTACCCGTGGGTGCGGGTGCAGTTTGGCCCCGTTGCCCCCGCCAGCTACCGCGCCCTGGTCACCACCCTGTTTTGCCGCCCCGGCCAGTGGAAGCGGTGGAACAGCCCCGGCGAGCTGCAATCCCTCGGGCTGCTGCTGCGGGTGCTGTTTTGGCCGCGCCGGGTGGGCCGCCGCAGCCCCACGGCGGTGCCAGTGGTGAAGGGATAA
- a CDS encoding NACHT domain-containing protein, with protein sequence MATRLWNFLTTDIRDLVSLNTIDGAADAADAVLGLAEILAEEGPNVQKLAPLVNQLDSLLDALNSPLGKLVGATLPFVSIGTGLLKFYLETTQQDPTLAQSVALVSQAAYLESFREFVKQHPKVEQWLNAKDGTPQAKTITPALKALGHFELTEKEARFALLYFHQSALAQAFNEALNARLVQLGATPEQANRIAEAVAKNTNRHMRNAIADAAPAIQRVAEWYRTGGDQVFEKYLSIDTYLAERIAPCPHQPVFAESFTFNDIYVPLKAQALTSAGEPDNAKQPFVLEDWAKRCLSDPTRAGQVMFVQGGPGRGKSVFCRMFADWVHRYEHPRWTPILIRLRDVAVLSNDFEETLAKAIDRDFAKTDSGWLTDRNVNFLFILDGFDELLMEGRTNGGLDKFLDQVGRFQEQCARNSEKNHRVLITGRTLSLYAIERSLPPNLERVEILPMDDELQDQWFTKWGRLMGQDPNYLKGILKDPCLPDRLQELAREPLLLYLLGAMHRDGALRLGMFEGAEGAKAKVLIYETALDWVLTQQRPDWLNRDIAELDTESLRRILMEAGLCVVQSGMEFARISAIAQRLQQDSAAKQFLDAAQQRLQDSEAPLRNALAAFYMQSGRQGEGSIEFVHKSFGEFLCAERIVKSLIDWCQPGRNREYDIQDPDFCWQVYDLLGCNVLTPEILELIMQLLLDCAGDELPRLFDRLYGFYLSWQDGDFIDSLTENLPQRKQRQIQDFRNNSDQKLGIRQIDVFVGLNTLCLILSIKNLSSIEKDDFYPFGNPGKLKNEDWTYLQLARLIDYSSCVSPTIFLRVVGPHLEGVNMSRQFLESANLSFLNLENVNLQNSFLFAANLTNSNLRNANLTGARLEGIHWNEDTNWDNVIGLDQAIGVSDFLKQHLNMNRP encoded by the coding sequence ATGGCTACTCGCCTCTGGAACTTTCTCACCACCGACATTCGCGACCTGGTTTCGCTCAACACTATCGACGGTGCCGCCGATGCTGCCGATGCAGTGCTGGGCCTGGCGGAGATACTGGCCGAGGAAGGCCCCAACGTGCAAAAGCTGGCCCCGCTGGTGAACCAGCTCGACTCGCTGCTCGATGCCCTCAATTCGCCCCTGGGTAAGCTGGTGGGCGCAACCCTGCCCTTTGTCTCGATCGGCACCGGGCTGCTGAAGTTTTATCTGGAGACTACGCAGCAAGACCCGACCTTGGCCCAGTCCGTAGCGCTGGTGAGCCAGGCAGCGTATCTGGAGAGCTTTCGAGAATTTGTTAAGCAGCATCCCAAGGTGGAGCAATGGCTGAACGCCAAGGACGGTACACCCCAGGCCAAAACCATTACCCCTGCGCTCAAAGCCCTGGGCCACTTTGAGCTAACGGAAAAAGAGGCCCGCTTTGCCCTGCTGTACTTTCATCAGTCGGCGCTGGCGCAGGCGTTTAATGAGGCTCTAAATGCGCGACTGGTGCAGCTGGGGGCAACCCCCGAGCAGGCCAACCGGATTGCTGAAGCCGTTGCCAAAAATACAAATCGGCATATGCGAAATGCGATCGCCGATGCCGCCCCCGCTATCCAGCGCGTCGCTGAGTGGTACCGCACGGGCGGCGACCAGGTGTTTGAAAAGTACCTCAGCATCGACACCTATCTCGCAGAACGCATCGCTCCCTGCCCCCATCAGCCGGTCTTTGCGGAGAGCTTCACCTTTAACGACATCTACGTGCCCCTGAAGGCCCAGGCGCTAACCTCCGCTGGGGAACCCGACAACGCTAAACAACCCTTCGTTCTAGAGGACTGGGCCAAGCGATGCCTCAGCGACCCCACCCGGGCGGGCCAGGTGATGTTTGTGCAGGGTGGGCCGGGGCGGGGCAAGAGCGTGTTTTGCCGCATGTTTGCCGACTGGGTGCACCGCTACGAGCACCCCCGCTGGACGCCGATTCTGATTCGCCTGCGGGATGTGGCGGTGCTGTCGAATGATTTTGAGGAGACGCTGGCCAAGGCGATCGATCGCGACTTTGCCAAGACCGACTCCGGCTGGCTCACCGATCGCAACGTCAACTTCCTCTTTATTCTCGACGGCTTTGACGAACTGTTGATGGAGGGCCGCACCAACGGCGGGCTTGATAAATTTCTTGACCAGGTGGGGCGGTTTCAAGAACAGTGCGCCAGAAATTCTGAAAAGAACCATCGGGTGCTGATCACAGGCCGCACCCTGTCGCTGTACGCGATCGAGCGCAGCCTGCCTCCCAATCTGGAGCGGGTCGAAATTTTGCCGATGGATGATGAGCTGCAAGATCAGTGGTTCACCAAATGGGGCAGGCTCATGGGCCAAGACCCCAACTACCTCAAGGGCATTCTCAAAGACCCGTGCCTGCCCGATCGCCTGCAAGAGCTAGCCCGCGAGCCGCTGCTGCTGTACCTGCTCGGAGCCATGCATCGCGATGGTGCCCTGCGGCTAGGGATGTTCGAGGGTGCCGAAGGCGCTAAGGCCAAAGTGCTGATCTATGAGACCGCCCTGGATTGGGTGCTGACCCAACAGCGCCCTGACTGGCTGAACCGCGACATTGCCGAACTCGACACCGAGAGCCTGCGCCGCATTCTGATGGAGGCGGGGCTGTGTGTGGTGCAGTCGGGCATGGAGTTTGCGCGGATTAGTGCGATCGCCCAGCGCCTTCAGCAAGACAGCGCCGCCAAACAGTTCCTCGACGCCGCCCAGCAGCGCCTGCAAGACAGCGAGGCCCCCCTCCGCAATGCCCTCGCTGCCTTCTACATGCAGTCGGGCCGCCAGGGCGAAGGCTCGATCGAGTTTGTTCACAAAAGCTTTGGCGAATTTCTCTGCGCCGAACGCATCGTCAAAAGCCTGATCGACTGGTGCCAACCCGGTCGCAACCGTGAATACGACATTCAAGACCCCGATTTTTGCTGGCAGGTGTATGACTTGCTAGGCTGCAATGTATTGACCCCGGAAATCCTAGAGTTAATTATGCAGCTACTTCTAGATTGTGCTGGCGACGAACTTCCAAGGCTTTTTGATCGTCTTTACGGCTTTTATCTAAGTTGGCAAGATGGCGACTTCATCGATTCGTTGACTGAGAACTTGCCGCAAAGGAAACAGCGTCAAATTCAAGACTTTAGAAATAATTCCGATCAAAAACTTGGAATAAGGCAAATAGATGTCTTTGTTGGACTGAATACACTCTGCCTGATTTTGAGCATTAAAAACTTGTCATCGATAGAAAAAGACGATTTCTATCCTTTTGGGAACCCTGGCAAGCTTAAGAACGAAGATTGGACCTACCTTCAACTTGCCAGGCTTATAGATTATAGCTCGTGTGTTTCACCAACTATATTTCTGAGAGTGGTTGGCCCTCACTTAGAGGGAGTCAACATGAGTAGACAATTTCTTGAGAGCGCAAACTTGAGTTTCCTGAATTTAGAAAATGTCAATCTTCAGAACTCATTTTTGTTTGCCGCTAATCTCACAAATTCCAATTTGAGGAATGCGAATTTAACTGGAGCAAGACTAGAAGGCATCCATTGGAATGAAGATACTAACTGGGATAATGTAATTGGCCTCGACCAAGCGATCGGCGTTTCTGATTTCCTGAAGCAACATTTGAACATGAACCGCCCGTAG
- a CDS encoding aspartate/glutamate racemase family protein encodes MKTIGLIGGMSWESSIEYYRILNQTTRARRGGLHSAKVILFSVDFADMATLQHDGQWDEISEILVEAAQKLQMAGASMVLVCANTMHRLADDIEARISIPLVHIADVTANCVKAQGMGRIGLLGTRFTMEQDFYRDRLTQHGLEVLVPDEPGREAVHRIIYDELCRGQFTPASRQAVVALCEQLATAGAEGVILGCTELELLVGDATATVPLFPTTRIHAEAAVNLALEL; translated from the coding sequence ATGAAAACCATTGGCCTGATTGGCGGCATGAGTTGGGAGTCATCTATAGAGTACTACCGCATTCTCAACCAGACCACACGGGCACGGCGCGGCGGGCTGCACTCCGCCAAGGTGATTTTGTTTTCGGTAGATTTTGCCGATATGGCCACCCTTCAGCACGATGGGCAATGGGATGAGATCTCAGAGATTCTGGTAGAAGCGGCCCAAAAGCTACAGATGGCTGGGGCCAGCATGGTGCTGGTGTGCGCCAACACCATGCACCGCCTGGCCGACGACATTGAAGCCCGGATTTCGATTCCGCTGGTGCACATCGCCGATGTCACCGCCAACTGCGTCAAGGCCCAGGGAATGGGGCGCATCGGCCTGCTCGGCACCCGGTTCACCATGGAACAAGACTTTTACCGCGATCGCCTGACCCAGCACGGCCTTGAGGTGCTGGTGCCCGATGAGCCAGGGCGAGAGGCCGTACACCGCATCATCTACGACGAACTCTGCCGGGGCCAGTTCACCCCCGCCTCTCGCCAGGCCGTGGTGGCGCTCTGTGAGCAACTGGCCACCGCCGGGGCCGAGGGCGTGATCTTGGGCTGCACCGAGCTAGAGCTGCTGGTGGGCGATGCCACCGCAACGGTGCCCCTGTTTCCCACTACCCGCATCCACGCCGAGGCGGCGGTGAACCTGGCTTTAGAGCTGTAA
- a CDS encoding rhodanese-like domain-containing protein, translating into MTVSPDATPYAPLSVEALAQRLAEADDAVQLIDVREPSELELASLPGFDNLPLSEFADWSETIHSRFERDRETIVLCHHGMRSAQMCGWLAQQGFTQLKNVTGGIDAYALMVDRTVPRY; encoded by the coding sequence ATGACTGTTTCTCCTGATGCTACCCCCTACGCCCCCCTCAGTGTTGAGGCCCTGGCCCAACGCCTGGCTGAGGCCGACGATGCCGTGCAGCTAATTGATGTGCGCGAACCCAGCGAACTTGAGCTGGCCAGTCTGCCCGGTTTTGACAACCTGCCCTTGAGCGAGTTTGCCGACTGGTCAGAGACCATCCACAGCCGCTTTGAGCGCGATCGCGAAACCATTGTGCTCTGCCACCACGGCATGCGATCGGCCCAGATGTGCGGCTGGCTGGCCCAGCAGGGTTTTACCCAGCTCAAGAATGTAACCGGCGGCATCGACGCCTATGCCCTGATGGTCGATCGCACCGTGCCCCGCTACTAG
- a CDS encoding TrkA family potassium uptake protein, protein MTVMPTLNRKLRQRLIALAVAIAFTAVVGLLLWQEGRGTSGTVPWEVLENIVITLMGEYPDKPKSPVGRVVQLLLLIFGTFIFGAISGKISSVFVTRALRSEAPVSVFKDHIIICNWNDKAAGIIDQLVEGNKDNPIDIVVVAASVVADRREFPAQVHFIQDDPTHHDTLEHLQASQARAVILLADEETASPDDKNALIALAVKHLEQTPGRQKDIHVIAELVNLRRRRHLQEAGVDEVVSARDYSAGIMAQSAMFKNMSVVYQQLLTYSDDSNEFYFIESGHYPSHLEGKTFAELSHWIRTYSVTHQADNPLLLLGVRRGSGEILLNPKPQSFERLATDDALVVMAFRKVDRIG, encoded by the coding sequence ATGACGGTGATGCCGACCTTGAACCGCAAACTGCGGCAGCGGCTGATTGCCCTGGCTGTGGCGATCGCCTTTACGGCTGTCGTGGGGCTGCTGCTGTGGCAGGAGGGCCGGGGAACCAGCGGTACAGTTCCCTGGGAAGTGCTCGAAAACATCGTCATTACCCTAATGGGGGAATATCCCGATAAGCCCAAGAGCCCTGTGGGGCGAGTGGTGCAACTGCTGCTGCTGATCTTCGGCACGTTTATTTTTGGGGCCATCAGCGGCAAAATTTCCTCTGTATTTGTCACCCGTGCGCTGCGATCGGAGGCCCCTGTGAGCGTGTTTAAAGACCACATCATTATCTGCAACTGGAACGACAAGGCCGCAGGCATCATTGACCAGCTGGTGGAGGGCAACAAGGACAACCCCATCGACATTGTGGTGGTGGCGGCCTCGGTAGTAGCCGATCGCCGCGAGTTTCCCGCCCAAGTGCACTTTATTCAAGACGACCCCACCCACCACGACACCCTGGAGCACCTCCAGGCATCTCAGGCCAGGGCCGTCATTCTGCTGGCCGACGAAGAGACCGCATCTCCTGACGACAAAAACGCCCTCATTGCCCTAGCGGTCAAACACCTGGAGCAAACCCCCGGTCGCCAAAAAGACATTCACGTAATCGCCGAACTGGTCAACCTGCGCCGCCGCCGCCACCTGCAAGAAGCCGGGGTAGACGAGGTAGTATCGGCCCGCGACTACAGCGCCGGCATCATGGCCCAAAGCGCTATGTTCAAGAACATGTCGGTGGTCTACCAGCAGCTGCTGACCTACTCCGATGACTCCAACGAGTTTTACTTCATCGAATCTGGGCATTACCCCAGCCATCTGGAGGGCAAAACCTTTGCCGAACTCAGCCACTGGATCCGCACCTACAGCGTCACTCACCAGGCCGACAACCCACTGCTGCTGCTGGGGGTACGACGGGGCAGCGGCGAGATTTTGCTCAACCCCAAGCCCCAGTCCTTTGAGCGCCTGGCCACCGACGATGCCCTGGTAGTCATGGCCTTTAGAAAGGTCGATCGCATCGGTTGA
- a CDS encoding DUF2283 domain-containing protein, translating into MQIIYDPDRDILQIAFNQREVGETARISPNLILDYDDDGLVVGLELREASRRVDSPLSVTFTVGDADLEKPQP; encoded by the coding sequence ATGCAGATTATTTACGACCCCGATCGCGACATCCTGCAAATTGCCTTCAACCAGCGCGAAGTCGGTGAAACCGCCCGCATTTCGCCCAACCTGATTCTCGATTACGACGATGACGGTCTGGTCGTTGGCCTAGAGCTACGCGAGGCCTCGCGGCGGGTAGACAGTCCCCTGTCGGTCACCTTTACCGTAGGCGACGCCGATCTTGAAAAGCCTCAACCCTGA
- a CDS encoding GNAT family N-acetyltransferase, with protein MASIAVTVRAGTPADDELIAQHFYAMWQDLGVPAADLRPDWLPTCLRFIEQARRNLGYQAFVAEVNGAVVGSAGGQRFDGLYPAVLMPRQRQYGYIWGVYVEPPHRRRGIATALTKQMVAYLQDLGCTKVVLNAAPGARSLYQSLGFCDSNLMELELPPRSPSAVQSLKE; from the coding sequence ATGGCATCGATAGCGGTTACTGTGCGGGCAGGGACCCCTGCCGATGACGAGCTGATTGCCCAGCACTTCTACGCCATGTGGCAAGATCTGGGCGTACCCGCCGCAGATCTGCGGCCCGACTGGTTGCCCACCTGTCTGAGGTTTATAGAGCAGGCGCGGCGAAATTTGGGGTATCAAGCGTTTGTGGCCGAGGTAAACGGGGCGGTGGTGGGCTCTGCGGGCGGTCAGCGGTTTGATGGCCTCTACCCTGCGGTGCTGATGCCTCGCCAGCGGCAGTACGGCTACATTTGGGGGGTATACGTCGAACCGCCCCACCGCAGACGGGGAATTGCCACCGCTTTAACCAAGCAAATGGTGGCCTATCTGCAAGACTTGGGATGCACCAAGGTGGTGTTAAATGCGGCACCGGGGGCGCGATCGCTCTACCAGTCCCTTGGTTTTTGCGACAGCAACCTGATGGAACTGGAGCTACCGCCTCGATCTCCGTCAGCCGTGCAGTCCCTCAAGGAATGA